In Spirochaetota bacterium, the following proteins share a genomic window:
- a CDS encoding DUF488 domain-containing protein, which translates to KLNGKKLIENIYKRYPYFTLKSEIACGKDNIKLEKSPCFFTIGYEGKTIDEYLNQIIKENIYLIIDVRKNPVSMKYGFSKKFLFKTLPESNIQYIHMPELGIETEKRKNLNSVEDYKKLFVEYEKEISNKPVLIEKIIKLYQNKKRIGLTCFEKEYIQCHRSIISKKIEYNYGIKVSHI; encoded by the coding sequence AAATTAAATGGGAAGAAATTAATTGAAAATATATATAAAAGATATCCTTATTTTACTTTAAAGAGTGAAATAGCCTGTGGAAAAGATAATATTAAATTAGAAAAATCCCCATGTTTTTTTACAATTGGTTATGAAGGGAAAACAATCGATGAATATTTAAATCAAATAATAAAAGAAAACATATATCTGATAATTGATGTAAGGAAAAATCCTGTGAGTATGAAATATGGGTTCAGTAAAAAATTTTTATTTAAAACTTTGCCGGAAAGCAACATTCAATATATTCACATGCCTGAACTTGGTATAGAAACAGAGAAACGCAAGAATTTAAATTCCGTTGAGGATTACAAAAAATTATTTGTTGAATATGAGAAAGAAATATCAAATAAACCAGTACTGATTGAAAAAATAATAAAATTATATCAAAACAAAAAAAGAATTGGGCTTACTTGTTTTGAGAAAGAATATATACAATGTCATAGATCAATAATATCAAAAAAAATTGAATATAATTATGGGATTAAAGTATCTCATATATGA
- the rpmG gene encoding 50S ribosomal protein L33 — MREVVLLSCKDCKNRNYATKKDKKKQTGKLEVMKYCKHCNKHTLHKETKA, encoded by the coding sequence ATGCGTGAAGTAGTTCTATTATCATGTAAAGATTGTAAAAATCGCAATTATGCAACCAAAAAGGACAAGAAAAAGCAAACTGGAAAGCTTGAAGTAATGAAATACTGTAAGCATTGCAATAAGCATACATTGCATAAAGAAACTAAAGCATAA
- the secE gene encoding preprotein translocase subunit SecE: MFNKTVQFVKESRDELKKVSWPERDEVSALTMVVVITVIITALFLWLVDAALMKIVSLVMQ, translated from the coding sequence GTGTTTAATAAAACAGTACAGTTTGTTAAGGAATCCAGAGACGAGCTTAAAAAAGTTTCCTGGCCCGAACGTGATGAGGTAAGTGCTTTGACTATGGTTGTTGTTATAACGGTTATAATCACTGCGTTGTTTCTATGGTTGGTTGATGCTGCGTTGATGAAAATAGTATCTCTGGTGATGCAATAG
- the nusG gene encoding transcription termination/antitermination protein NusG produces MTKGWYVIHTYSGHENKVKLALEKKVQNLNLGDKIFQVKIPTVEEHSVKDGKKVVKPKKIFPGYVLVEMVLDDETWMAIKSIPGVTNFVGSFGTEKPRPLSEKEVDSLFNKMGEVTTKDKVAVVMDFSVGEHVKVIDGPFKEFTGVIEEVYPDKGRLRVKVEIFGRGTPVELDFVQVGKI; encoded by the coding sequence ATGACAAAAGGGTGGTATGTAATACATACATATTCCGGCCATGAGAATAAAGTCAAACTGGCGCTGGAAAAAAAAGTCCAGAATCTTAACCTGGGGGATAAGATATTTCAGGTGAAGATTCCAACTGTTGAGGAACATTCAGTTAAAGATGGAAAGAAGGTTGTAAAACCAAAGAAGATATTTCCCGGATATGTTCTGGTTGAAATGGTTCTTGATGATGAAACGTGGATGGCAATCAAGAGTATACCGGGGGTTACGAACTTTGTAGGTTCTTTTGGTACTGAAAAACCAAGGCCGCTTTCTGAAAAGGAAGTTGATAGCCTTTTCAATAAAATGGGTGAAGTCACAACCAAAGACAAAGTTGCCGTGGTCATGGATTTTTCTGTGGGCGAACATGTTAAGGTAATTGACGGCCCGTTTAAAGAATTCACCGGCGTTATTGAAGAGGTGTATCCCGATAAAGGGCGCTTGCGTGTTAAAGTTGAGATATTTGGCAGGGGAACTCCTGTTGAATTAGATTTTGTTCAGGTTGGTAAGATTTAA
- the rplK gene encoding 50S ribosomal protein L11 codes for MAPKKKKIVTQIKLQIPGGQANPAPPVGPALGQHGLNIMEFCKAFNERTKDQQGTILPVIITVYEDRTYTFIIKTPPAAVLIKKALKLEKGSSEPNKKKVGKITQAQLEEIAKLKMPDLNAHDVEAAKRIIAGTARSMGVEVVD; via the coding sequence ATGGCTCCAAAGAAGAAAAAAATAGTCACTCAAATTAAGTTACAAATCCCAGGCGGCCAGGCTAATCCTGCGCCACCGGTTGGTCCTGCTTTAGGTCAGCATGGCCTTAATATCATGGAGTTTTGTAAAGCATTCAATGAAAGAACAAAGGATCAACAGGGCACCATATTGCCTGTTATTATAACAGTGTATGAAGATAGGACGTATACATTTATCATTAAAACTCCACCTGCTGCTGTTCTCATTAAAAAGGCGTTGAAACTTGAAAAAGGCTCCAGTGAGCCTAACAAAAAAAAGGTTGGTAAAATTACTCAGGCTCAGCTTGAAGAGATAGCAAAATTAAAAATGCCGGATCTCAATGCGCATGATGTTGAAGCTGCTAAACGCATTATTGCAGGCACAGCTCGCTCTATGGGAGTAGAGGTGGTTGACTGA
- the rplA gene encoding 50S ribosomal protein L1, with protein MKRGKRITDARAKIDKSKLYPLEEALAMMKELAFAKFDETVEVSVKVIHKSYQNVRGSVVLPHGTGKDIKVLVICKGDKQKEALEAGADFVGAEDAIEKIKNGWLDFQAVIATPDMMKEVGKLGPILGKRGLMPKPKSGTVTDDVKTAVKELKGGRVEYKADKTGVIHLGVGKLSFEPQKLAENIKAFYSQVVKDKPSDAKGNYIRSFHVCSTMGPGIKINYKGIER; from the coding sequence ATGAAGAGAGGAAAAAGAATAACAGACGCACGAGCAAAAATAGATAAAAGCAAACTCTATCCACTAGAAGAAGCATTGGCTATGATGAAAGAGTTGGCTTTTGCAAAATTTGATGAGACTGTTGAAGTATCGGTAAAAGTCATTCATAAAAGTTATCAAAATGTACGTGGTTCGGTAGTGTTGCCGCATGGCACGGGTAAGGATATCAAGGTGCTTGTTATTTGCAAAGGCGATAAGCAGAAAGAAGCTTTAGAAGCAGGGGCTGATTTTGTTGGAGCTGAAGATGCTATCGAAAAAATTAAAAATGGATGGCTTGATTTTCAGGCTGTTATTGCTACACCCGATATGATGAAAGAAGTTGGAAAATTAGGCCCCATACTTGGAAAAAGAGGGCTTATGCCTAAACCAAAGTCGGGTACAGTGACTGATGATGTGAAAACTGCTGTTAAGGAATTAAAAGGCGGAAGAGTGGAATATAAGGCTGATAAAACAGGAGTTATTCATTTAGGAGTTGGAAAACTTTCTTTTGAACCGCAAAAATTAGCTGAAAATATTAAAGCATTTTATAGCCAGGTTGTTAAAGACAAGCCTTCGGATGCAAAAGGTAACTATATACGTTCTTTTCATGTATGCTCTACAATGGGGCCAGGAATCAAAATTAATTATAAGGGGATTGAACGGTAA
- the rplJ gene encoding 50S ribosomal protein L10 — protein MVKQYKVDFVNELKEKLASKKNVILTNYSGIKVKDMYQLRKILREKGAEYKVVKNTLFRKALKDCGYPEIDQYLVGPIGVVFVDKEVSEVAKVLKDFQKEQDKFQYSVAIMDNVVYSPKDVQRIADLPSKEVLLAQVMSLINGPASGTAIAINQIMASLARGIKLVAEKNA, from the coding sequence ATGGTTAAGCAATATAAGGTGGATTTTGTTAATGAGCTAAAGGAAAAATTAGCTTCAAAAAAGAATGTTATATTAACTAATTACTCAGGCATTAAAGTTAAGGATATGTATCAGCTCCGCAAGATTTTGCGTGAAAAGGGAGCTGAGTATAAGGTTGTCAAAAATACGTTGTTCAGGAAAGCTCTTAAAGATTGTGGTTATCCTGAAATAGATCAATATCTTGTGGGGCCTATTGGCGTTGTCTTTGTAGATAAAGAAGTTAGTGAAGTTGCCAAGGTTTTAAAGGATTTTCAGAAAGAGCAGGATAAGTTCCAGTATAGCGTGGCGATAATGGATAACGTTGTATATTCGCCAAAAGATGTGCAGCGTATTGCAGATCTACCGTCAAAAGAAGTATTGCTGGCACAGGTGATGTCACTTATAAATGGTCCGGCATCAGGTACGGCTATAGCTATTAATCAGATTATGGCATCGTTGGCACGTGGTATTAAGCTGGTTGCAGAAAAAAACGCATAA
- the rplL gene encoding 50S ribosomal protein L7/L12: protein MAKLSVQELLEAIGSLTLVEAAELVKAMEEKFGISAAAPVAVAAAPAAGAAAAEVEEKTEFDVILTGFGDNKINVIKEVRAITGLGLKEAKDLVEAGGKPVKEKVSKEEAEKIKKQLEEAGATVEIK from the coding sequence ATGGCAAAGTTATCAGTACAGGAATTGTTGGAAGCAATTGGTAGTTTAACACTTGTTGAAGCGGCTGAACTTGTAAAAGCTATGGAAGAAAAGTTTGGCATTTCAGCAGCAGCACCAGTTGCAGTAGCAGCAGCACCAGCAGCAGGTGCAGCAGCTGCAGAAGTTGAGGAAAAAACAGAATTTGATGTTATCCTCACTGGTTTTGGTGATAACAAGATTAATGTTATCAAGGAAGTCAGAGCCATTACCGGTTTAGGTTTAAAAGAAGCCAAAGACCTGGTAGAAGCTGGTGGCAAGCCAGTCAAGGAAAAGGTTTCCAAGGAAGAAGCCGAGAAGATTAAAAAACAGCTTGAAGAAGCTGGAGCTACTGTCGAGATTAAGTAA